DNA from Solanum stenotomum isolate F172 chromosome 3, ASM1918654v1, whole genome shotgun sequence:
TCCATCTAACACCCCGCTAAAACAATGCTTGCTAATTGAAAAGGCAGAACAACAAGAGAGATATCCTTAccaagaaatgaaagaaatatgTAATGAGATTACCTGACCACTAGCAACAACGATGTCTGAATAGATGAGATTGATGGGGGTGGAGGTAACATGAATGCCATAGAACGTAGCAGGATTGTACACACTTATTCTCAATGACGCATTCACTGTCATCATCTTAGTTACAACTCCAGTGAAGTCCGAACCTTCACCAACATAGAAGTTATTCACAACCATACTCTGAAAAGAACCACAAAGAAAAAGTTGGTCAACTTGCTAGAACAATGAACCAAAGGCTTTCTGGCTTTTAAGCCTTCTTTCCTAGTCCCCACTTGCAGCtcttgacaaaaaaattaacatcaTGAGGAGAAAGAGTGCTTATCGGCGACTTGCTATTGAAATATAACCAAGTCAATTTTGGATTTCGCTGCTACCATCCTCTATACTATCAATTGGATCAATTATAACAAGTCACACACACACTAAATTCAATAAAGAAGTGTCATGATAGATGGAATTGGATGTTGTATCAGGATACTTAGTTCCATTAGAAGCATGAAATCACACAGGAATTTCACACAATAGTTTCAATCCTTATTTCAATATTGCAACTCCACCCCGTGTGAACTTCCTTTGTCCTAACTCATGTGAAACAGTtgaaatttcaagattcaaacttcTAAACTCTGACCATGAATTCAAACAGAAACTTTCagtttttttgaaataaaatgtatatatttgaaaacaacATATCAAAGAAAAACACTGCCTCTCGAATTCGAAATTCCAACAGTGCCATTGTTTATTTCAATAAAGTTAGTACTAATATTTTGTTTAGTGCTGAAAACAGTCATATCTATTACCAATGCGCAATAAATGCCAAAACACCATCAAAACTGCAGACAGTTTAGCCTCTTGCCCAGAAGCTGACATATACTACCTATGTCTCATAATTTGGAGTAGTAACACAAAATTCAGAAATTTCATTCTActagagtattagcttttgccAAAATCCTATAACCAAATTTTTAGAATcaataaactcaaaattctGAATTCGCTTTTCTACGGAAGCAAAGAAACATACCCTGACAGTAATCTCAGCTTTGAAAGGACGTCCAGCGCCCCATATGATGAGGCAAAAGATAGTGAACAAAACAACAAACCCCAAAAGAGCAAGCAAAGCCTGACACCGCCGAGTTAATCCCTTCTCCTCATCAAATTCATCATACTTACCTTCTTCCAAAATTACATTACATTCCGGCCACCCTTTATCGTTCCTTTTCCGGCCATTTTTCCTGCCGGACGACGACCTAAATATCCCGGAAAATCGACTAGCCGACGAATTCCTCGAGTGCCGCCCAAATGAAGGATGCGAAGGAGATTCCATTGGACTATTGAAACTCGGCGTCGGCTGCATAGATGCTGATTTATCCCCATCCTGTGAGTCCCTTGAAGGACTCTGTACATAGTAAACTGGCCGTTTTGGTGACCTCGACGGCGACGACGGAGCTAAACTTGTTATATCTGACTCTGATTTTGCGTgcaacattttttaaaaaaaaattctacaactGAATTACAGTAGAATTCTGAACAGTCTGACACAAAACTACCCAGAAAAattcttttgaatattttatggaattgttcataaattcaaaaatcccaTGAACTGTGTGTTTTGTATGAATTGCAtgggatttttatttttttaatttgcagAATTTTTGTACAGAAACAGAGAAGTAGTATGAGGAAGCAGAGTGAATGAAGCATATAAGAGACAAGTAGAAGGAGGAGGTCCGGAAGGTGACCGAAGCTGAACCTGATTCCGAGCCTAATCAACAACGTTGGTTCGGAAATGAGTGTCGGCAGCCACTTGTCACTGTCGAACAAAATGGAactaattttggtaataatataCTCATTAAAActcgtttttttaaaaaaaaatatatatatataaaaaagattatGGTGTTGATTAAttagaataaatttaaatagttgaaaaatgtctttatgaaatttttatatgcttTACTTATTGATTGTCGGTTAAACAAATTGTATAActaaacaataacaataataacatatttcaaTGAAATATCTTAAGGTTTGAGAATAATAGAATGTACGCACTTTATTATTATCTCATTAAGGTAGAGTTATTTTCAAAAGACCATAGACTTaagtgtaaaaaaaataataaaaaattgaaacaaagtgTATAACTAAAATAACATTTATAGAATAATTAGGTTTTTTAACTTTACACACCTTAATAATTTCCTCAAATCCCAACTACCTCTCACTAAATATTAGACAGATactaaaacaaaacattaattgCTAACTTGCTTAATTGTGTAGCATGTTTCTCTCTTCTAAGAATCACTTTTTAGTCTCTAATAATtgttatttcatttcatttatcACTATACTATCTTTTGGTGCAACGAATTCATTAAAAAGATGGGATTTTGATTAATACTTTTGGATTTTAGACAAGCTACCTAATTTAGattctttaatttattagaCTTTCTTCACTAACTGCTGCCCTACTCTGATAgttctctaattaatttttttaaaaaatcaaattagaaaagCAAGAAAATGCCAACTATTTTACGACTGTCATTTGATTTATTTGCATTCCCGTAAAAGATAATGTTGTgtgtttaatttcttctttggATAGAATAAGTACAATGCTACTCAAACAGTATCTTTTTTGTTCAGTTAGTGGTAGGGTCTGAGTGAATAAGAAATATTAATGTAATAGaacaactttattttgtattttttcgaTGGCATTCGATATTCAATATTCGCGTTgagttattaatttaaattaatattgtGTAAGGCctattattaaataaagaaatgttttttttttatttttcaaagtttgaaCCCTAGCCTTCTATTATGGATAAACGAATTATATTCATCCCAAATCAATCATGGCAGTGCCACTTTTGATAGTTGTATTGTTTATAATATCTGAATTTAATAAGATACAGTAATGTCCCAATTCTTAGGTAGCTACACCAAGCAGTGTAACTTATAACTTGTAGCATAACAAAATATTGATATTCTTTCTtatgaaatataatattttcaattgcaATGTCAAGTGGCATGAAGAATATTTATAAAGGAACTAACTCTTCTTCTTATTAACCCTTATTATTATAGTAGAATTAGAACCAAAAGAATAAAACTACGCACTAGTGAAGAATCATAAGATCAGTTCACTGTCAACGTATGAGTATAAATAATGTATACATATccttttcaaattattattacatGTAAATTCATATATTTGAGCCTATTCACCTACTTACGCAACCATTGCTCAACTTGAATAGTGGAATGATTAGGGACTAACTCCACAAcgaaaaacacacaaaaaatttaacatgtttatttattttgatgatgAGTGACAGAAAATTGGACAATAACAGGGAAAAAGCAGTTGGTTGATGGAAAATGTGGGTCATTAATTTATTATTGAACTGCTGTGTGTGGGGATACAATCCAAATATGACATTGCCATGGGCCACTTATTGAATCACATTTTGCCGACTGAATTATACATTccaacactttaaaaaaaaaaaaacaatactaCTAACCTGCATCACATATCTTTTACAGAAAAAAAAACCAGCATCACGTATATTCATATACTTATTGTGCCTTGTACTTTCACCTACTTCAACACGACTAATTGTATAAGTAGATGGGAAATGTAATTAAAAGAATAACATCATTTTACACATTACTGAAACATCTTTTCGTTTATCCTCTTTTGTACAAGCAGATTAAGCTCATCGACTGCTGGTTCAaatcaatatcataaattaCAGAGTAAAATTCCCTTATCTGTGACTGCAAAAATACGATAAGTAATGATACCTTCCTCGCAAAAATGAATATCCATCTCCTAATGTTCAACATCCCTACATTCTTGATGTTTACTAAATTACTCTTTCTGTTTCCGGCAAAAGCAACTATGTCAACTTCAATTTTGTTGTTTTGGATAAAGCTCGTTAAAAGTTTCTCAACAGTTACTCTGATCTGGCAGTTGTGAAGAACGAATGGAAGCCTGAAGCTTGAACGGGTAATATGTCACCAAACCTGCCCACTTGCCCATCAGTTAGTATTGATCCCAGTTTCAGCGTGCTCTCGCCAAATTTGCTGCCAACCTGGATATTGTAGGTAACAAAAATCAGGCTTACATGAGCAAAACAACTTATttagtcaaataaataattcagTTCATGATTCACAGTTTAAAATAACAGCTCCAATAACTGAAAGTGCACGCTCTGAATGACAAAGACGTGAACTTTGTTTGTGATAAGGAGCTACAATATCAGACTCACCTTATCTGAAGTAGCCTTTACATTCTCATCATAAGCTAGAAGATGCTTTGGTAGCAAAGAGTGTTGAAAATGAGGAAAAGCAAACAAGACATGTCTAGGCTCTAGCCTTTGAGAATCAtggagaaattattttaaaaaggcTAAAAAAAGGCAAAACAACTCTCAAATTAATTTCTCCCTATTTTTATGTATTCACTTTTAGTAAGAAATCAGGATCCACAAAATAAGacgaaaaatatatttttctttttctgcaCGGTTTTGTTTATTCCTATATATCTTTAgctctcaaaaatattttggaaaagtCACCTCTTTTGgttaatagaagaaaaaaaaagagaaggtgTGCATGGAACTGCAGGCATAAAATAGGATTACAAAGAAGGAAGGTTCTACAGAGACTAGGCAAAGAAGAATTTACCTGCATAAATGATTTCAAAAACGGCGATGTTATCCCGGAACTAGAATTTTCATCACTATCAACCTTTCGAGACAGTTCGTCATCTGTGTAACTTTTCCAGGGACTTCTTGATGAAACATCATCAATAGATGCTGAGATTGATGCCTTGATTGGCCCTCTTGAAGACAATGCTGGGGCActgaattacaaaaataaaaaattacacattGCATCAAAGGATACATGACAAATGGTAGTAACCTATTACACATAGGGAACATTAAAGAAGATCACTTTAGAGAACAAAATGTAATAACCAACATAAGGAATGCAATGTGATTTCTACATGTGTGTGAAATGTCATCCCTTTATCTCGATAATCAAGGAGGGAAAATCCTGGTACAAGGGAAAGAGTACCACAAACTGAACAGAAAATGAATTGAACAgtgtaatttataaaatttaaataaaatatcaaccTGATGGGGAGATATTTGAAGCGAGGTACTGCAGAGCAGCGCATGATGTTAGATTCTGAATTGGTTGGCAGTTTCTGTGCAGTATCTGTATACATCCGATTAAGCTGAACAAAGAACCCAAGGAGGACAGCATGCCTCAGGTATGACTGCCTCTCATTCTCCCAAAGATATGGCTCATAGCTGGAAATAAATCAGTCAAAGTGTCAACCAACTAGATTAAGAAGGCACAATACATCAATTTACTATTCACCCAATGGCACTCCACCTCCACCAAAAGAGGCAACAGAATCCGAGTAAAACCAATAGAATGTAATTTCATATATCCTTAGCAACAAAGTGTGCAGTTAAAGATGCAAAGACAGATGAAGCAGTTGATAAATGACATTCTAATAATATGCTCCTTCAGCCATTTTGCTGCCCaacatgataaataaaaattagaaaagtaTTCACACCAGTCCCATGAATTTTGCAACAATTACTACTCAAGGGTATGGACCTACAGTATGAAGTAGACAGTTCGCAGGCAACAAACCATCTTTACATGGCATTCACCAAAGAAGTTCCATTATAACAGCACAAGCTTTTTTAAAATCCTGTTGCATCAGAAACGTTCCAGCTATAACTGGATGCAAGCAATGCATGTGAAATTTTTGTAGAGTGATCATATTTGGTAGAACTTTTAATTTGGGATTAGCAGTCCGGAATTTTTTACACCACAATTCTGGTATTATTTTTGTACCATTCGCTATGTGGATAACAATCCCGAGATTACAAACCCagaataaaacaacaaaatgacATTTGCCTTTCTCCGAAGTCTTTTTAGAAAGTCAAGATTAAACTTAGAAATAAAAGTTTGTCcaagtttattttcttttttttttttttagaagaaaGTGATTTTATCCAAGTTTATCTACTTTAAGCCAAACACGTGTTTCCTATTATACCCGGTATAATATCCCATTTTTTATCCAATAAACTTATACCCACTAAATAACCCCGTCATTGTTTAATCCTTGTATTCTACTTTGATCTTTTCAAAAATACTTCATCATTTCTTTTTGTGTAGAATGAATTAACCTTCTAATATTCAGgcctaataaaaaaattctcattAATGGAAAACAGGGAATAGCATCTTGAAGATGCGGTACAAAAGCAAATTTATATAGCGGCATGAATATTTTCATCGAGTTTATCTGGTTTGGAAAAGCTTACGTGAGCCAATCAATAGGATCCAGTCCTTGTGCAAAGCTACTTATCAACCCATTGACACGCTCTTCGGAGACTGA
Protein-coding regions in this window:
- the LOC125858301 gene encoding uncharacterized protein LOC125858301, with the translated sequence MLHAKSESDITSLAPSSPSRSPKRPVYYVQSPSRDSQDGDKSASMQPTPSFNSPMESPSHPSFGRHSRNSSASRFSGIFRSSSGRKNGRKRNDKGWPECNVILEEGKYDEFDEEKGLTRRCQALLALLGFVVLFTIFCLIIWGAGRPFKAEITVRSMVVNNFYVGEGSDFTGVVTKMMTVNASLRISVYNPATFYGIHVTSTPINLIYSDIVVASGQLKKYFQPRKSRRTVLVSIEAAKVPLYGAGSSLDAATNGGFKVPLKLEFEIKSRGDVVGKLVRTKHKKEISCDLVIDSTSTKPIKFKKNSCVYS